A window of the Pararge aegeria chromosome 2, ilParAegt1.1, whole genome shotgun sequence genome harbors these coding sequences:
- the LOC120630278 gene encoding E3 SUMO-protein ligase ZBED1-like, which translates to MASKRKYSPLWDHFESTEPKKAKCNYCSKTLAMSSSSIGSLSRHMKKVHPTINIKLNRLERIDDHEENASSTDLDQNVQEVPTTSTATSTSTAPIATTSTATTSTKATTVRRSTQIASTSMKDYIEIKKPLSLIKSQQLDEQLLKMIAKGYHALRIVEEQEFRKLVEMLNPGYKLPTRKTLSESLLPKAYNKALERVKKEIVKAIAVCITTDGWRSVTNDDYIAITAHYIDPDTYKLCSVMIGCCNYNESHTMVNISEFLHEKFCEWNIDYKITAVVSDNAANILGAVRIGGWRSVSCFAHSINLLVQNSLTTISETVTKVKNVVEYFNRSLPGARKLKEIQEQMNIAPLKLKQDISTRWNSTFDMLNRFFKIKDAIIATIAIIRSDLALSPNDWIVVEKAIPILSIFYEVTNEVSGENYVSASKYIVFCKLMSNQIEKFSAETTEPIKAFVTRLKDEMMQRFGDVEKNVLLREATILDPRFKQRGFRDIKNFDTAAAELKSKIGRIILPSERSNIPEPAEPSTVPSKANSIWEQFDEEVARLVPENPVAAGIVEFDKYIQEPLINRNQNPLLWWKERKAVYRCLYTYMLKRLHITATSVPCERVFSKAGLTLNDRRTRLTTRKLSQLMFISCN; encoded by the coding sequence ATGGCATCAAAACGTAAATATAGTCCACTCTGGGATCATTTTGAAAGTACGGAGCCAAAAAAAGCTAAGTGTAATTACTGTTCAAAGACTCTCGCTATGTCTTCGAGTTCTATCGGGTCTTTGAGTAGGCACATGAAGAAAGTTCACCCcaccataaatattaaattaaataggctAGAGCGTATAGATGACCATGAAGAAAATGCTAGTAGTACAGATTTAGACCAGAACGTACAAGAGGTGCCAACTACAAGCACTGCAACATCTACGTCAACAGCGCCTATTGCAACAACATCTACTGCAACAACCTCTACTAAAGCCACGACAGTCAGAAGGAGTACGCAGATAGCCTCAACTTCAATGAAAGATTACATTGAGATAAAAAAGCCTCTTTCACTTATTAAATCGCAACAGCTGGATGAACAACTCCTTAAAATGATAGCTAAAGGCTATCATGCTTTAAGAATAGTGGAGGAACAGGAGTTCCGGAAATTGGTGGAAATGTTAAACCCAGGATATAAATTACCCACTCGTAAAACGCTTTCCGAAAGTCTACTACCCAAAGCATATAATAAAGCGCTCGAAAgggtaaaaaaagaaattgtaaaagcAATTGCCGTTTGCATAACTACGGATGGGTGGCGATCAGTAACTAATGACGATTATATAGCCATAACAGCTCATTATATCGACCCAGACACTTACAAGTTATGCTCTGTGATGATTGGTTGTTGCAACTATAACGAGAGTCACACCATGGTTAATATATCAGAATTTTTGCACGAGAAGTTTTGTGAATGGAACatcgattataaaatcactGCGGTCGTCAGTGACAATGCAGCTAATATTCTGGGTGCTGTTCGTATTGGCGGTTGGCGTTCCGTAAGCTGTTTCGCAcattctattaatttattagtacaGAACAGCCTCACTActatctcagagacagtaacgAAAGTCAAGAATGTggtagaatattttaatagaagCCTACCTGGAGCTAGAAAGCTAAAAGAAATTCAAGAGCAAATGAATATCGCACCACTCAAATTGAAGCAAGATATCAGTACAAGATGGAATTCTACATTTGATATGCTCAATaggttctttaaaataaaagacgCTATCATTGCTACCATAGCAATAATCAGATCAGACCTGGCCTTATCGCCGAACGATTGGATAGTTGTGGAAAAAGCGATCCCAATTTTGTCCATATTTTACGAGGTCACGAATGAGGTTAGCGGCGAAAACTATGTCTCTGCTTCAAAATACATAGTTTTTTGTAAGCTCATGAGCAACCAAATTGAAAAGTTTTCAGCGGAAACCACAGAACCAATCAAAGCGTTTGTTACCCGTTTGAAAGATGAAATGATGCAACGGTTCGGCGACGTTGAAAAAAACGTGTTGCTCAGAGAAGCCACAATACTTGACCCACGCTTCAAACAAAGGGGATTCAgagatattaaaaattttgacacTGCCGCAGCAgaactaaaatcaaaaattggGAGGATTATCCTGCCCAGCGAACGTTCTAACATTCCAGAACCTGCTGAACCTAGTACAGTTCCTTCAAAAGCAAATTCAATTTGGGAACAGTTTGATGAGGAAGTCGCGCGTTTAGTTCCAGAAAACCCCGTTGCCGCAGGTATTGTGGAATTCGACAAATATATACAGGAACCACTAATAAACCGGAACCAAAATCCTTTGTTGTGGTGGAAGGAACGAAAAGCTGTATATCGCTGTCTCTACACTTATATGCTTAAACGTTTACATATAACAGCTACGTCTGTTCCTTGTGAGCGGGTTTTCTCGAAGGCGGGCTTAACTCTCAATGATAGAAGAACGCGCCTAACAACGAGAAAACTATCTCAGTTAATGTTTATAAGCTGCAACTGA